The Elaeis guineensis isolate ETL-2024a chromosome 13, EG11, whole genome shotgun sequence genome includes a region encoding these proteins:
- the LOC105056436 gene encoding MOB kinase activator-like 1A isoform X1, whose amino-acid sequence MSLFGLGSRNQKTFRPKKNAASGDKGMQLKRHIDATLGSGNLREAVRLPPGVDRNEWLAVNTVDFFNQVNILYGTLMEFCTPTTCPTMSAGPKFEYRWADGVQIKKPIEVSAPKYVEYLMDWIEAQLDDESIFPQKLGAPFPPNFQDVVKTIFKRLFRVYAHIYHSHFQKIVSLKEEAHLNTCFKHFTLFTWEFRLIDKGELAPLNDLIESIVLAY is encoded by the exons AAATCAGAAGACTTTTCGACCCAAGAAAAACGCTGCATCTGGAGATAAG GGTATGCAACTGAAAAGGCATATTGATGCAACCTTGGGTAGTGGGAACTTAAGAGAGGCTGTTCGCTTGCCTCCTGGAGTGGATCGCAATGAATGGCTTGCGGTCAATA CTGTTGACTTCTTCAATCAAGTGAATATACTGTATGGCACTCTGATGGAATTTTGCACACCAACCACCTGCCCAACAATGTCAGCGGGACCTAA GTTTGAATATAGATGGGCTGATGGAGTTCAAATAAAAAAACCTATAGAGGTTTCTGCACCAAAATATGTAGAATATCTGATGGACTGGATCGAAGCTCAGCTTGATGATGAATCTATATTTCCTCAAAAACTTG GGGCACCTTTTCCTCCCAATTTCCAAGATGTTGTTAAAACGATATTTAAACGTCTTTTTAGGGTGTATGCTCATATATATCACTCTCATTTTCAGAAGATTGTGAGTCTCAAGGAAGAAGCTCATCTCAATACTTGCTTCAAGCATTTCACTTTATTCACATGG GAGTTCCGCCTGATTGACAAGGGGGAGCTTGCGCCACTCAATGATCTCATCGAGTCGATTGTCCTTGCATATTAA
- the LOC105056436 gene encoding MOB kinase activator-like 1A isoform X3 translates to MAFNRFEYRWADGVQIKKPIEVSAPKYVEYLMDWIEAQLDDESIFPQKLGAPFPPNFQDVVKTIFKRLFRVYAHIYHSHFQKIVSLKEEAHLNTCFKHFTLFTWEFRLIDKGELAPLNDLIESIVLAY, encoded by the exons ATGGCTTTCAACAGGTTTGAATATAGATGGGCTGATGGAGTTCAAATAAAAAAACCTATAGAGGTTTCTGCACCAAAATATGTAGAATATCTGATGGACTGGATCGAAGCTCAGCTTGATGATGAATCTATATTTCCTCAAAAACTTG GGGCACCTTTTCCTCCCAATTTCCAAGATGTTGTTAAAACGATATTTAAACGTCTTTTTAGGGTGTATGCTCATATATATCACTCTCATTTTCAGAAGATTGTGAGTCTCAAGGAAGAAGCTCATCTCAATACTTGCTTCAAGCATTTCACTTTATTCACATGG GAGTTCCGCCTGATTGACAAGGGGGAGCTTGCGCCACTCAATGATCTCATCGAGTCGATTGTCCTTGCATATTAA
- the LOC105056436 gene encoding MOB kinase activator-like 1A isoform X2 yields MQLKRHIDATLGSGNLREAVRLPPGVDRNEWLAVNTVDFFNQVNILYGTLMEFCTPTTCPTMSAGPKFEYRWADGVQIKKPIEVSAPKYVEYLMDWIEAQLDDESIFPQKLGAPFPPNFQDVVKTIFKRLFRVYAHIYHSHFQKIVSLKEEAHLNTCFKHFTLFTWEFRLIDKGELAPLNDLIESIVLAY; encoded by the exons ATGCAACTGAAAAGGCATATTGATGCAACCTTGGGTAGTGGGAACTTAAGAGAGGCTGTTCGCTTGCCTCCTGGAGTGGATCGCAATGAATGGCTTGCGGTCAATA CTGTTGACTTCTTCAATCAAGTGAATATACTGTATGGCACTCTGATGGAATTTTGCACACCAACCACCTGCCCAACAATGTCAGCGGGACCTAA GTTTGAATATAGATGGGCTGATGGAGTTCAAATAAAAAAACCTATAGAGGTTTCTGCACCAAAATATGTAGAATATCTGATGGACTGGATCGAAGCTCAGCTTGATGATGAATCTATATTTCCTCAAAAACTTG GGGCACCTTTTCCTCCCAATTTCCAAGATGTTGTTAAAACGATATTTAAACGTCTTTTTAGGGTGTATGCTCATATATATCACTCTCATTTTCAGAAGATTGTGAGTCTCAAGGAAGAAGCTCATCTCAATACTTGCTTCAAGCATTTCACTTTATTCACATGG GAGTTCCGCCTGATTGACAAGGGGGAGCTTGCGCCACTCAATGATCTCATCGAGTCGATTGTCCTTGCATATTAA
- the LOC105056435 gene encoding uncharacterized protein, which yields MEAWPEMGRTFSSISHVFSSMASTPLAARLLPPISTSIQGRRRLFPVRSSSSSSSLKPPLIPHQDHRGTTRRAASVGFLLLLVGGLSTHPNRAYAGNPFDKYVKRKKLDPLETYVPAVLLTQAQFKDLEKYLDIEKPEYGKSRSLLRSGPAASLRVNIRAVAQYATDDGKGKAASDAVDQCLRALEDLDSLLLHASRNDPTTSVESMKKKINIALGALDSLLETVPTAVLDKGKAIADAFLAPSMQSDESSPEDLDPGMKQLEALL from the exons ATGGAAGCTTGGCCAGAAATGGGTAGGACTTTCTCCTCGATCTCTCATGTCTTCTCGTCCATGGCCTCCACCCCGCTCGCCGCCCGCCTTCTCCCTCCGATCTCCACCTCGATCCAGGGGCGGCGCCGCCTGTTCCCGGTGAGATCCTCGTCGTCGTCATCGTCGCTGAAGCCTCCTCTTATTCCCCACCAGGACCATCGCGGGACAACTAGGCGGGCCGCCTCCGTcggcttcctcctcctcctcgttgGCGGCCTCTCCACCCACCCCAACC GTGCTTACGCCGGCAATCCGTTCGACAAGTATGTTAAGCG GAAAAAGTTGGATCCACTGGAGACATACGTACCTGCTGTTCTATTGACTCAAGCACAGTTCAAGGATTTGG AGAAATATTTGGATATTGAGAAGCCAGAGTATGGCAAAAGCAGATCTTTGTTGCGTTCTGGTCCAGCAGCATCTTTGCGCGTGAATATTCGAGCG GTGGCACAATATGCAACAGATGATGGTAAAGGAAAAGCCGCTTCTGATGCTGTTGATCAATGCCTAAG GGCCTTGGAAGATCTTGACTCACTGTTGCTGCATGCTTCGAGGAATGATCCAACAACTTCAGTTGAATctatgaagaagaagatcaatattGCTCTGGGGGCTTTGGACAG CCTTTTGGAAACCGTGCCAACGGCAGTTTTGGATAAAGGGAAGGCAATTGCAGATGCTTTTCTGGCTCCAAGCATGCAGAGTGATGAAAGCAGCCCAGAGGACTTGGATCCCGGCATGAAACAATTGGAAGCCCTTCTATGA
- the LOC105056434 gene encoding stress enhanced protein 1, chloroplastic: MAQALLPSSLLHATAAKSARARPVPWLRPSSKAPELVFSFKRGSPHFFWITSRRRKNVCRAMSVSIRCEQGTKQNNGLDVWLGRLAMVGFATAITVEIATGKGLLENFGFTTPLPTLALVVTALVGVLTVFFIFQSASQD; encoded by the exons ATGGCCCAAGCTCtccttccctcctctctcctac ATGCCACTGCCGCCAAATCCGCGCGAGCTCGCCCCGTTCCATGGCTACGCCCCTCCTCCAAGGCTCCTGAGCTCGTCTTTTCCTTCAAGCGCGGCTCTCCCCATT TTTTTTGGATTACATCTAGGAGAAGGAAAAATGTATGTCGAGCAATGTCAGTTTCCATAAGGTGTGAGCAGGGTACAAAGCAGAACAATGGATTGGATGTATGGCTCGGTCGCCTTGCGATGGTTGGGTTTGCAACAGCAATAACTGTTGAAATAGCGACAGGGAAAGGACTTCTAGAG AATTTTGGATTCACTACGCCACTACCAACATTAGCATTGGTTGTTACAGCATTAGTGGGTGTTCTGACAGTGTTCTTTATCTTTCAGTCTGCCTCACAAGATTGA